The Salmonella enterica subsp. houtenae serovar Houten genome has a segment encoding these proteins:
- the cytR_2 gene encoding DNA-binding transcriptional regulator CytR produces MKSNKQVTAATMKDVALKAKVSTATVSRALMNPDKVSQSTRSRVEQAALEVGYFPQSMGRNVKRSESRTILVIVPDICDPFFSEIIRGIEVTAAEQGYLVLIGDCAHQNQKEKTFLNLIITKQIDGMVLLSSRLPFDASVEEQRNLPPMVMSNEFAPELELPTVHIDNLTAAFNAMNYLLDLGHKRIGCIAGPEDMPLCHYRLQGYVQALRRSGIMVDPHYIARGDFTYEAGANALKQLFEQPLPPTAVFCHSDVMALGALSWAKRQGLKVPDDLSIIGFDNIALAEFCDPPLTTVAQPRFDIGREAMLLLLDQIQGQNVSSGSRLMDCELIIRGSTRALP; encoded by the coding sequence GTGAAATCGAACAAGCAGGTTACTGCCGCTACGATGAAGGATGTTGCGTTGAAGGCGAAAGTCTCTACAGCAACCGTATCCCGCGCGTTAATGAACCCCGATAAAGTCTCCCAGTCGACCCGTAGCCGGGTTGAACAGGCCGCGCTTGAAGTGGGCTATTTCCCGCAGTCGATGGGGCGAAATGTAAAACGGAGTGAATCCCGTACGATTTTGGTGATTGTCCCGGATATTTGCGATCCCTTCTTCAGTGAAATTATCCGCGGTATCGAAGTGACCGCGGCAGAACAGGGATATCTGGTGCTGATTGGCGATTGCGCCCATCAAAACCAGAAAGAAAAAACCTTTCTTAATCTCATCATCACCAAACAGATCGACGGCATGGTACTTCTCAGTTCCCGACTGCCCTTTGACGCCAGCGTTGAGGAGCAGCGCAATTTGCCTCCGATGGTGATGTCGAATGAGTTTGCGCCGGAGCTTGAACTGCCGACGGTACATATCGATAACCTTACCGCCGCGTTCAATGCCATGAACTACCTGTTGGATTTGGGCCACAAGCGGATTGGTTGTATTGCGGGGCCGGAAGATATGCCGCTCTGTCACTATCGCTTACAAGGTTACGTACAGGCATTAAGACGCAGTGGCATTATGGTTGATCCGCATTACATCGCCCGTGGCGACTTTACCTATGAAGCCGGGGCAAACGCATTAAAGCAGTTGTTTGAGCAACCGTTGCCGCCTACCGCCGTCTTTTGTCATAGCGACGTCATGGCGCTGGGCGCGCTCTCCTGGGCCAAGCGCCAGGGTCTGAAAGTGCCTGACGATCTGTCGATTATCGGCTTTGACAATATCGCGCTGGCCGAGTTTTGCGACCCTCCGCTGACGACCGTGGCGCAGCCGCGTTTTGACATTGGTCGCGAGGCGATGCTGCTGTTGCTCGATCAGATACAGGGGCAAAATGTGAGCAGCGGCTCGCGTTTAATGGATTGCGAGCTAATTATTCGCGGTTCTACGCGCGCTTTACCCTAA
- the ftsN gene encoding cell division protein FtsN gives MPAVSPAMVAIAAAVLVTFIGGLYFITHHKKEASETLQNQKVTGNGLPPKPEERWRYIKELESRQPGVRTPTEPSAGGEVMNPNQLTSEQRQLLAQMQADMRQQPTQLNEVPWNEQTPEQRQQTLQRQRQAQQQQQQQQQQWTQTQPVQQPRTQPRVNEQPQTRTVQSAPAQPARQSQPPKQTASQQPYQDLLQTPAHTSAAAPKAAPITRAPEAPKATAEKKDERRWMVQCGSFKGAEQAESVRAQLAFEGFDSKITTNNGWNRVVIGPVKGKENADSTINRLKMAGHTNCIRLATGG, from the coding sequence ATGCCTGCAGTCTCGCCGGCAATGGTCGCGATTGCGGCAGCCGTCCTTGTGACCTTTATCGGCGGTCTGTACTTCATTACGCACCATAAGAAAGAAGCGTCCGAAACGCTACAAAACCAGAAAGTCACCGGCAATGGGCTTCCGCCAAAACCGGAAGAGCGCTGGCGTTACATCAAAGAGCTGGAAAGCCGCCAGCCGGGCGTGCGTACGCCAACGGAACCGTCCGCTGGCGGTGAAGTCATGAATCCGAATCAGCTCACCAGCGAGCAGCGTCAACTCCTGGCGCAGATGCAGGCGGATATGCGTCAGCAGCCGACGCAACTTAACGAAGTGCCGTGGAACGAGCAGACGCCAGAACAACGACAGCAAACGCTACAGCGCCAGCGTCAGGCGCAGCAGCAGCAGCAGCAGCAGCAGCAGCAGTGGACTCAAACGCAGCCGGTTCAGCAACCACGAACACAGCCGCGGGTAAACGAGCAGCCGCAAACGCGCACGGTACAGTCCGCCCCTGCGCAACCCGCGCGCCAAAGTCAGCCGCCGAAGCAGACGGCCTCGCAGCAACCTTATCAGGATTTGCTGCAAACGCCGGCGCATACCAGCGCGGCAGCGCCAAAAGCCGCGCCAATTACGCGCGCGCCTGAAGCGCCGAAAGCGACAGCAGAGAAAAAAGATGAACGTCGCTGGATGGTGCAATGCGGTTCATTCAAAGGCGCCGAGCAGGCAGAAAGCGTCCGCGCTCAGCTAGCGTTTGAAGGCTTTGACTCCAAAATTACCACCAATAACGGCTGGAATCGCGTGGTTATCGGGCCGGTTAAAGGTAAAGAAAATGCCGACAGTACCATTAACCGTCTGAAGATGGCGGGCCATACAAACTGCATTCGACTCGCCACCGGGGGTTGA
- the hslV gene encoding heat shock protein gives MTTIVSVRRNGHVVIAGDGQATLGNTVMKGNVKKVRRLYNDKVIAGFAGGTADAFTLFELFERKLEMHQGHLVKAAVELAKDWRTDRMLRKLEALLAVADETASLIITGNGDVVQPENDLIAIGSGGPYAQAAARALLENTELGAREIAEKALDIAGDICIYTNHFHTIEELTSKA, from the coding sequence GTGACAACAATAGTAAGCGTACGCCGTAACGGCCACGTGGTAATCGCCGGTGATGGTCAGGCCACACTGGGTAACACAGTAATGAAAGGCAACGTGAAGAAAGTCCGCCGCCTCTACAACGACAAGGTCATTGCAGGCTTTGCGGGCGGTACTGCGGATGCATTCACGCTGTTTGAGCTGTTTGAACGTAAACTGGAAATGCATCAGGGGCATCTGGTCAAAGCCGCCGTTGAACTGGCGAAAGACTGGCGTACCGACCGTATGCTACGCAAACTGGAAGCGTTGCTGGCCGTCGCGGATGAAACTGCCTCGCTCATCATCACGGGTAACGGCGATGTCGTGCAACCTGAAAACGATTTAATTGCTATCGGCTCCGGCGGTCCTTATGCCCAGGCTGCTGCCCGCGCTCTGTTGGAAAATACCGAGCTCGGCGCACGCGAAATTGCTGAAAAGGCGTTGGATATTGCAGGCGATATCTGCATTTACACCAACCATTTCCACACCATTGAAGAATTGACCTCCAAAGCGTAA
- the hslU gene encoding heat shock protein, producing the protein MSEMTPREIVSELNKHIIGQDNAKRSVAIALRNRWRRMQLDEELRHEVTPKNILMIGPTGVGKTEIARRLAKLANAPFIKVEATKFTEVGYVGKEVDSIIRDLTDAAVKMVRVQAIEKNRYRAEELAEERILDVLIPPAKNNWGQAEQQQEPSAARQTFRKKLREGQLDDKEIEINLAAAPMGVEIMAPPGMEEMTSQLQSMFQNLGGQKQKPRKLKIKDAMKLLVEEEAAKLVNPEELKQDAIDAVEQHGIVFIDEIDKICKRGETSGPDVSREGVQRDLLPLVEGCTVSTKHGMVKTDHILFIASGAFQVAKPSDLIPELQGRLPIRVELQALTTSDFERILTEPNASVTVQYKALMATEGVNIEFTDSGIKRIAEAAWQVNETTENIGARRLHTVLERLMEEISYDASDLHGQNITIDAEYVSKHLDALVADEDLSRFIL; encoded by the coding sequence ATGTCTGAAATGACCCCACGCGAAATTGTCAGCGAACTGAACAAACACATTATCGGCCAGGATAACGCCAAGCGTTCCGTGGCGATTGCATTGCGTAACCGCTGGCGTCGTATGCAGCTTGATGAAGAGCTGCGCCACGAAGTGACGCCGAAAAATATTTTGATGATTGGCCCAACCGGCGTCGGCAAAACCGAAATCGCCCGTCGTCTGGCGAAACTCGCCAACGCGCCGTTCATTAAAGTCGAAGCCACCAAATTCACTGAAGTGGGCTATGTTGGTAAAGAAGTGGACTCTATCATCCGCGATCTGACCGATGCCGCTGTGAAAATGGTTCGCGTACAGGCTATCGAGAAAAATCGCTATCGTGCGGAAGAGTTGGCGGAAGAACGTATTCTCGACGTGCTGATCCCGCCGGCAAAAAATAACTGGGGCCAGGCCGAACAGCAGCAAGAACCTTCTGCCGCCCGTCAAACGTTCCGCAAAAAACTGCGCGAAGGACAGCTCGACGATAAAGAGATCGAGATTAACCTCGCCGCCGCGCCAATGGGCGTAGAGATTATGGCGCCTCCGGGCATGGAAGAGATGACCAGCCAGTTGCAGTCTATGTTCCAGAACCTGGGCGGTCAGAAACAGAAACCGCGTAAGCTAAAAATTAAAGACGCGATGAAACTGTTGGTTGAAGAAGAGGCTGCTAAGCTGGTCAACCCGGAAGAGCTGAAACAGGACGCTATCGACGCGGTTGAACAGCACGGTATCGTGTTTATCGATGAAATTGACAAAATTTGTAAGCGTGGCGAAACCTCCGGCCCGGATGTTTCACGCGAAGGCGTACAGCGCGACTTACTGCCGCTGGTAGAAGGCTGCACGGTTTCGACCAAACACGGGATGGTCAAAACGGATCATATTCTGTTTATCGCCTCTGGCGCGTTCCAGGTGGCGAAGCCGTCTGATCTGATCCCAGAGCTGCAGGGCCGTCTGCCGATTCGCGTTGAACTTCAGGCGTTGACCACCAGCGATTTCGAACGCATTTTGACTGAGCCAAACGCGTCCGTCACCGTGCAGTACAAAGCGCTGATGGCAACTGAAGGCGTCAATATCGAGTTCACCGATTCCGGTATTAAACGTATTGCCGAAGCCGCCTGGCAGGTTAACGAAACCACCGAAAACATCGGCGCGCGCCGTCTGCATACCGTACTGGAGCGTCTGATGGAGGAGATTTCCTATGACGCCAGCGATCTGCACGGCCAAAACATCACAATTGATGCGGAATATGTGAGCAAACATCTGGATGCGCTGGTCGCAGATGAAGATCTAAGCCGTTTTATCTTATAA
- the menA gene encoding 1,4-dihydroxy-2-naphthoate octaprenyltransferase encodes MTEQQQISRTQAWLESLRPKTLPLAFAAIIVGTALAWWQNYFDPLVALLALITAGLLQILSNLANDYGDAVKGSDKPDRIGPLRGMQKGVITRQEMKRALIITVVLICISGLALVAVACHTLTDFVGFLILGGLSIIAAITYTVGNRPYGYIGLGDISVLVFFGWLSVMGSWYLQAHTLIPALILPATACGLLATAVLNINNLRDINSDRENGKNTLVVRLGDVNARRYHACLLLGALICLALFNLLSLHSPWGWLFILAAPLLIKQARYVMREREPAAMRPMLERTVKGALLTNLLFVIGILLSQWAV; translated from the coding sequence ATGACTGAACAACAACAAATTAGCCGCACCCAGGCCTGGCTGGAAAGCTTACGACCCAAAACCTTACCCCTCGCCTTCGCGGCGATTATCGTCGGTACGGCCCTCGCATGGTGGCAAAACTATTTTGATCCTCTGGTCGCACTGCTGGCCCTTATCACCGCCGGGCTGCTGCAAATTTTATCCAACCTCGCCAACGATTACGGCGACGCTGTCAAAGGCAGTGATAAACCGGATCGCATCGGGCCGCTGCGGGGGATGCAAAAAGGCGTCATCACCCGGCAAGAAATGAAGCGGGCGTTAATCATTACCGTCGTGCTGATCTGTATCTCCGGACTGGCTTTGGTGGCAGTCGCGTGCCATACGTTAACCGATTTTGTCGGCTTCCTGATTTTGGGCGGGCTGTCGATTATCGCCGCCATCACCTACACCGTGGGTAATCGGCCCTACGGTTATATCGGGCTGGGTGATATCTCTGTCCTGGTCTTCTTTGGCTGGCTAAGCGTCATGGGGAGCTGGTATCTCCAGGCGCACACGCTGATTCCGGCGCTGATTCTTCCGGCAACTGCCTGCGGTTTACTGGCGACGGCGGTGCTGAATATTAATAACCTGCGCGATATTAATAGCGACAGAGAGAATGGCAAAAACACCCTTGTGGTACGTCTGGGCGATGTCAACGCGCGTCGTTATCACGCCTGCCTGTTGCTAGGCGCGCTGATCTGTCTGGCGCTGTTTAACCTGCTCTCGTTGCACAGTCCGTGGGGATGGTTGTTTATTCTGGCCGCGCCGCTGCTCATCAAACAGGCGCGCTATGTAATGCGCGAAAGGGAGCCTGCGGCAATGCGCCCGATGCTTGAACGTACCGTTAAAGGCGCGCTGTTAACCAACCTGTTATTTGTGATTGGGATACTCTTAAGTCAGTGGGCCGTTTAA
- the menG gene encoding menaquinone biosynthesis protein — protein sequence MKYDTSELCDIYQEDVNVVEPLFSNFGGRSSFGGQIITVKCFEDNGLLYDLLEQNGRGRVLLVDGGGSVRRALVDAELARLAAQNEWEGLVIYGAVRQVDDLEELDIGIQAIAAIPVGAAGEGIGESDVRVNFGGVTFFSGDHLYADNTGIILSEDPLDIE from the coding sequence ATGAAATACGATACTTCCGAGCTTTGTGACATCTATCAGGAAGATGTCAACGTCGTGGAACCGCTGTTCTCTAACTTTGGAGGACGGTCGTCGTTTGGCGGACAAATCATCACGGTAAAATGTTTCGAGGACAACGGGTTGCTGTACGATCTGCTCGAACAAAATGGCCGTGGTCGGGTTCTGCTGGTCGACGGCGGCGGCTCTGTCCGTCGCGCATTAGTCGACGCGGAGCTGGCGCGTCTGGCCGCGCAAAATGAATGGGAAGGGCTGGTTATCTATGGCGCGGTGCGTCAGGTGGACGATCTGGAAGAGCTGGATATCGGCATTCAGGCGATCGCCGCCATTCCGGTGGGTGCCGCAGGTGAAGGCATTGGGGAAAGCGATGTGCGCGTCAATTTTGGCGGCGTGACGTTCTTCTCCGGCGACCATCTCTATGCCGACAACACCGGGATTATCCTTTCCGAAGACCCGCTTGATATCGAGTGA
- a CDS encoding truncated hydrolase, producing the protein MKKNAVVINPKDSVATALQPLKAGEIASMFIGDENLTIILRDDIPYGHKFAIKAVALHGEVYKYGESIGRATKSIQPGEYVHVHNVESERGRGDWQ; encoded by the coding sequence ATGAAGAAAAATGCAGTGGTTATTAACCCGAAAGATAGCGTCGCTACTGCTCTCCAGCCCCTCAAGGCCGGAGAGATCGCTAGCATGTTTATTGGTGATGAAAATCTGACCATCATCTTACGGGATGATATCCCTTACGGTCATAAATTTGCCATTAAAGCCGTCGCGCTCCATGGCGAGGTCTACAAATACGGTGAATCCATTGGTCGGGCAACGAAGTCTATCCAGCCTGGAGAGTATGTTCATGTTCATAATGTTGAAAGTGAACGTGGTCGTGGGGATTGGCAATAA
- the SBOV06021 gene encoding hydrolase, UxaA family: MEKTIKGYRRPDGSVGIRNYVLILPTSVCSNKVAQDISAQVHGSTWLNNDFGCCQIAGDAALTEKTLINVARNGNVGAILVVGLGCEGAEPTHITQEITKFGKPVSCITIQDEGGTLQCQAHGISIARQYAQDLSQQDYEEINVSELILGMECGGSDTTSGLASNPACGIASDLLVNDGGTSILSETTEFIGAEHVVARRAINSQVADDLIKLVVGCEERAKALGADIRGGQPTPGNIQGGITTIEEKSLGCMHKAGHSPLQGVLQYADFPGGRGLWVMDSPGQDIESISGMVAGGAQIVIFTTGRGTPTGNPIAPVIKITANEETFTKMRDNIDIDVSSIMRGESSINEMGEVIYQEIIKVSNGKTTKAEDLGHKEFSIYKIAPTF; this comes from the coding sequence ATGGAAAAAACAATCAAAGGTTATCGTCGTCCAGACGGCAGCGTGGGTATTCGCAACTACGTCTTAATTTTACCTACCAGCGTTTGCTCCAATAAGGTGGCTCAGGACATCTCCGCTCAGGTTCATGGCTCAACCTGGCTTAATAATGATTTTGGGTGCTGCCAGATTGCCGGTGATGCGGCGTTAACCGAAAAAACACTGATCAATGTAGCCAGGAACGGCAACGTGGGAGCCATACTCGTGGTCGGATTGGGCTGTGAAGGCGCTGAGCCTACCCACATTACGCAAGAAATCACCAAATTCGGAAAGCCGGTTTCCTGTATTACAATTCAGGATGAAGGGGGTACCTTGCAGTGTCAGGCGCACGGAATTTCAATCGCACGTCAATATGCGCAGGATTTGTCCCAGCAAGACTACGAAGAAATAAACGTCAGTGAACTGATCCTCGGAATGGAGTGCGGAGGTTCCGATACCACCTCTGGCCTCGCTTCTAACCCTGCCTGCGGCATTGCATCCGATTTATTAGTTAACGATGGCGGCACATCGATTCTCTCCGAAACGACCGAATTCATTGGCGCAGAACACGTGGTTGCGCGCCGGGCAATCAATTCACAAGTCGCAGACGATTTAATCAAGCTGGTTGTCGGGTGTGAAGAAAGAGCGAAAGCACTGGGCGCAGATATCAGGGGCGGGCAACCGACTCCGGGTAATATCCAGGGCGGCATTACCACTATTGAGGAAAAATCGCTGGGCTGCATGCACAAAGCGGGTCATTCGCCGTTGCAGGGCGTCCTGCAATACGCAGATTTCCCTGGCGGTCGTGGGCTGTGGGTGATGGACTCCCCTGGACAAGATATCGAATCCATCTCGGGTATGGTGGCTGGCGGCGCGCAAATTGTTATTTTTACAACCGGACGCGGAACGCCAACCGGCAACCCGATTGCGCCAGTGATTAAAATCACCGCCAATGAAGAGACATTCACCAAAATGCGCGACAACATTGATATCGATGTTTCGTCGATTATGCGCGGTGAATCGTCCATTAATGAGATGGGCGAGGTGATTTATCAGGAAATCATTAAGGTTTCTAATGGTAAAACCACCAAAGCCGAAGATCTTGGGCATAAAGAGTTCTCTATTTACAAGATCGCACCGACCTTTTAA
- the kdgT_2 gene encoding 2-keto-3-deoxygluconate permease, whose amino-acid sequence MVIPLLIGALLKTFCPGALEIGSFSTAIAHGALAILGVFFVCMGAEIRLQAAPVALKKGFAIMLSKLVVGTAIGLLVAKFCGANGFFGLSALAIIAAMTNANMGLYAALTKQFGNETDAGAIAVLSVLEGPFLTMVAMGAAGLVSIPIMELFAVVLPILIGMLLGNLDEDMRSFLKSGGAMLIPFFSFGLGTGIDFSTLLMAGFAGVILGLMTAFIGALINVAVSRIVGGSGIAGAAVSTTAGNAVATPAAIAAVDPGVSALIAVATPQIAASTIVTSLVVPFITAWVARREQRRTVQRQQLSKT is encoded by the coding sequence ATGGTAATCCCGTTATTGATCGGAGCATTATTAAAGACATTTTGTCCTGGTGCTTTAGAGATAGGGAGCTTTTCAACCGCAATAGCCCATGGCGCACTGGCCATCCTGGGCGTATTTTTTGTCTGTATGGGCGCGGAAATTCGTCTACAGGCTGCGCCAGTCGCTCTGAAGAAAGGGTTCGCCATTATGTTATCCAAGCTTGTGGTCGGGACGGCAATTGGCTTACTGGTCGCAAAGTTTTGCGGAGCGAACGGCTTCTTTGGTTTGTCAGCACTCGCCATTATCGCGGCGATGACCAACGCAAACATGGGGCTTTACGCTGCTCTGACCAAACAGTTTGGCAATGAAACGGATGCGGGTGCCATCGCCGTGCTTTCTGTACTTGAAGGCCCCTTTCTGACGATGGTAGCGATGGGTGCCGCTGGACTGGTGTCGATCCCGATCATGGAGCTGTTCGCCGTTGTTCTGCCAATACTGATTGGTATGCTGCTCGGCAATCTGGACGAGGATATGCGTTCGTTCCTGAAAAGTGGCGGCGCGATGCTGATCCCCTTTTTCTCTTTTGGTCTGGGAACCGGGATCGATTTCAGCACCCTACTGATGGCCGGATTTGCGGGGGTTATTCTGGGCCTGATGACAGCATTCATTGGCGCGCTGATTAATGTTGCCGTTTCCCGTATTGTTGGTGGTTCAGGGATTGCCGGAGCGGCCGTGTCCACGACGGCTGGTAACGCCGTGGCGACCCCCGCAGCCATCGCCGCGGTTGACCCTGGCGTGTCAGCATTAATCGCCGTGGCGACACCGCAGATTGCCGCTTCTACGATCGTCACGTCCTTAGTCGTACCGTTTATTACCGCCTGGGTTGCTCGCCGTGAACAAAGGAGAACCGTCCAACGCCAGCAATTATCAAAAACATAA
- a CDS encoding Propionate catabolism operon regulatory protein PrpR, with product MLKLPNICIVSPLQALSLEAERLSDRYTGIANITILNATLDDVDSVIPVLRVNNPDLVISRGGMAWMLKQKIPQPVIEIKTSAYDIIDALRPYLGLNKNIGVIGFRSVIDGCMKIARMLNLQLTEFIIDEMVNPCIENARNDFVNYTQNNQIDLIIGDAICPIYFGTHSVEHFIPFHSGVESIELALYEAIQLYQALANEHIEQNQLNLLLDHTNKFILLIYNCGKVIHCNHKATELLQLSKHDLINKKIPSLTLNWEDLQNNIPLENELINTPYGEFVVNQFPIVENENLNRVVITLQTSSNLQNAEQKIRIKEAKKLGFHARYHFDDFITCNREMQDRLRLARIYAGTEATILLLGENGTGKEVLAQSIHNASSHSNGPFVAVNCGAIPASIMESELFGYVDGAFSGASKKGRAGMFELAHNGTIFLDEISELDKFLQAKLLRILQERQLMRLGADHMIPVNVRVIAATNRNLPAMIATGEFREDLFYRLNVLKVTTLPLRERPDDIQIIGQATFNTLRKSYQLPPIALSEDLWGELKKYLWPGNVRQLNNIMERLALSFQSGVVSLSAAALLIEDLQADKACSSKQAQHNCPDCQLLEGPYKRIRSRILKGVLLRQQNNKSRAAKQLDIDRSSFSRWLGE from the coding sequence ATGTTAAAATTACCTAATATTTGCATTGTCTCTCCATTACAAGCGCTCTCTCTCGAAGCAGAACGCCTGTCAGACCGATATACTGGCATCGCAAATATAACGATATTAAATGCCACCCTCGATGATGTTGATTCCGTGATCCCGGTATTGCGAGTGAATAACCCTGACCTTGTGATTAGTCGTGGAGGAATGGCATGGATGCTTAAACAGAAAATCCCGCAACCGGTCATTGAGATAAAAACATCCGCCTATGACATTATCGATGCTCTCAGGCCATACCTTGGACTCAATAAAAATATTGGTGTGATTGGCTTTCGCAGCGTTATCGATGGCTGTATGAAAATAGCCAGGATGCTCAATCTGCAACTCACTGAGTTTATCATTGACGAAATGGTCAACCCTTGCATTGAGAATGCCAGAAATGACTTCGTCAATTACACCCAAAATAACCAGATAGACCTTATTATTGGCGATGCCATTTGTCCGATTTATTTTGGCACACACAGCGTGGAACACTTCATCCCTTTCCATTCAGGTGTCGAATCCATAGAACTGGCATTATATGAGGCAATACAGCTATATCAGGCGCTCGCCAATGAGCATATTGAGCAAAACCAGCTAAATCTGTTACTTGACCATACCAATAAATTCATTCTTCTCATTTATAATTGTGGCAAGGTTATTCATTGCAATCACAAAGCCACTGAGCTTTTGCAACTCAGCAAGCATGATTTAATCAATAAAAAAATACCGTCTTTAACGCTAAACTGGGAGGATCTGCAAAATAATATCCCGCTAGAAAATGAGTTAATCAATACCCCCTACGGCGAATTTGTAGTTAACCAGTTCCCCATCGTGGAAAACGAAAATCTCAACCGGGTAGTGATTACCCTCCAGACATCATCTAACTTACAGAATGCTGAGCAGAAGATAAGAATCAAAGAAGCGAAAAAGTTAGGGTTTCACGCCAGATATCACTTCGACGATTTTATTACCTGCAACCGAGAAATGCAGGACCGCTTAAGGTTGGCCAGAATTTATGCTGGAACCGAAGCAACAATACTACTGCTCGGTGAAAATGGTACCGGCAAAGAGGTTCTGGCGCAGAGCATTCATAACGCCAGTTCACATAGCAATGGGCCATTTGTTGCGGTCAACTGCGGCGCCATCCCCGCCTCTATTATGGAAAGCGAACTCTTCGGATATGTTGACGGCGCATTTTCCGGCGCCTCTAAAAAAGGCCGCGCAGGGATGTTTGAACTGGCACATAACGGAACCATCTTCCTCGATGAGATCAGCGAGCTGGATAAGTTCTTACAAGCAAAACTCTTGCGAATTCTGCAAGAGCGCCAACTGATGCGCCTTGGCGCAGACCACATGATCCCGGTGAATGTTCGCGTGATTGCAGCCACCAACAGAAACTTACCGGCAATGATTGCAACCGGCGAATTTAGAGAAGACCTCTTTTATCGCTTGAATGTACTCAAGGTCACCACATTACCGTTACGTGAACGGCCAGACGATATCCAAATTATTGGGCAGGCAACATTCAATACGCTGAGGAAGTCATATCAGTTGCCCCCCATTGCATTGAGCGAGGATTTATGGGGTGAGCTTAAAAAGTATTTATGGCCGGGTAACGTACGCCAGTTAAATAATATTATGGAACGGCTGGCGTTATCTTTTCAGTCAGGCGTCGTGTCACTCTCTGCCGCCGCTTTACTGATTGAGGATTTACAAGCCGATAAAGCGTGTTCCTCAAAACAAGCTCAACATAACTGCCCGGACTGCCAACTGCTCGAAGGCCCGTATAAACGGATCCGTAGCCGCATTCTCAAAGGCGTGCTACTACGACAACAAAACAACAAAAGCCGTGCAGCGAAGCAGCTTGATATTGACCGTAGCTCTTTCAGCCGCTGGCTTGGCGAATGA
- the zapB gene encoding Putative cytoplasmic protein → MSLEVFEKLEAKVQQAIDTITLLQMEIEELKEKNNSLAQEVQSAQHQREELERENNSLKEQQSGWQERLQALLGRMEEV, encoded by the coding sequence ATGTCTTTAGAAGTGTTTGAGAAACTGGAAGCAAAAGTACAGCAGGCGATTGACACCATCACCCTGTTACAGATGGAAATTGAAGAGCTGAAAGAAAAGAACAACAGCCTGGCGCAGGAGGTGCAGTCTGCACAGCATCAGCGTGAAGAGCTCGAGCGTGAGAATAATTCTCTGAAGGAACAGCAGAGCGGCTGGCAGGAACGTCTGCAGGCGCTGTTAGGCCGTATGGAAGAAGTCTGA